Proteins encoded in a region of the Teredinibacter purpureus genome:
- a CDS encoding FixH family protein: MTNVMPEKNWYQEPWAWLVAAPLILVFVVCAILVTTAIKYGDDVVTDDYYKEGKMVNNRFAAEAYALENGISGVLTLHESENRFSLTLSEPLNSNDTITLILSHPVESDYDHHFVLKRDSLKGYSVPAPAIRAGRWYVRLEGFSGDAQQLLWRIGNEIDFSQSLIVSLQ, from the coding sequence TTGACTAATGTAATGCCGGAAAAAAATTGGTACCAAGAACCATGGGCATGGCTAGTAGCTGCGCCTTTAATATTGGTTTTTGTTGTGTGCGCCATTCTTGTTACCACGGCCATTAAATATGGCGATGATGTGGTTACGGATGATTATTATAAAGAAGGGAAAATGGTGAATAATCGTTTTGCCGCTGAAGCTTATGCGCTAGAGAACGGCATTAGCGGAGTGTTAACGTTGCATGAATCCGAAAACCGGTTCAGTTTGACGTTAAGTGAGCCATTAAATTCCAATGATACGATTACGTTAATTTTGTCTCACCCCGTTGAGTCTGATTATGATCATCACTTTGTCTTAAAACGAGATTCTCTTAAAGGCTACTCTGTACCTGCTCCGGCGATTAGAGCTGGGCGTTGGTACGTTCGCTTGGAGGGTTTTTCTGGGGATGCACAGCAATTGTTGTGGCGAATTGGTAACGAGATCGATTTTAGCCAATCGTTGATTGTGTCTTTACAGTAG
- a CDS encoding tryptophan halogenase family protein: METKPIKNIVIAGGGTAGWIAAVALSKKLSGAVSSITLVESDDIGTVGVGEATIPPIRVFHKLMQIDEQEFMRETDATFKLGISFEGWKNIGADYIHSFGKTGKEAWLAEFVHFWLRAKEKGFAGDFGDYCYELQAAKQNKFGLSPGADINYAYHLDATKYAKYLRKISESHGVKRVEGKISSVNQDASTGFINSLQLDSGTLIEGDLFIDCTGFSGLLIEKTLHTGYEDWSHWLPCDSAVAMQTELTEPAIPYTRSVAHRAGWRWKIPLQHRVGNGLVYSRQHMSDESAREKILSDVNGKPLNDPRVIRFRTGCRRKNWNKNCIALGLSSGFIEPLESTSIHLFIMGVTRLMQMFPFAGVHDSVVEEFNTQSRKELEMVRDFIILHYKVTNRTDSSFWSYCKNMDVPSSLARRIEVFQEAALAFQREGELFRVDSWSQVMLGQGIMPSHYHRIADQMSDKELKRFLETMKFGIDNAVDKLPLHHNFIEQYCKTKPH, translated from the coding sequence GTGGAAACTAAACCAATAAAAAACATTGTTATTGCAGGTGGCGGCACCGCGGGCTGGATAGCAGCTGTTGCGTTATCTAAAAAACTCAGTGGTGCTGTTAGTTCTATAACGCTAGTTGAGTCTGATGATATTGGCACGGTGGGCGTAGGTGAGGCCACTATCCCACCCATTCGTGTCTTTCATAAACTTATGCAAATAGATGAGCAGGAGTTTATGCGTGAAACCGATGCGACGTTTAAATTGGGGATCTCGTTCGAAGGCTGGAAGAATATTGGGGCCGATTATATCCACTCTTTTGGAAAAACAGGGAAGGAAGCTTGGCTGGCAGAATTCGTTCATTTTTGGCTGAGAGCGAAAGAAAAAGGTTTTGCCGGTGATTTCGGAGATTATTGTTATGAACTGCAAGCGGCAAAGCAGAATAAGTTTGGTCTCTCCCCCGGCGCCGATATTAATTATGCGTACCATTTAGACGCGACGAAATATGCAAAATATTTGAGAAAAATTAGCGAATCTCACGGTGTAAAAAGGGTTGAAGGAAAAATATCCTCTGTGAATCAGGATGCGTCCACCGGTTTTATTAATTCTTTGCAGCTTGATTCCGGTACGCTTATTGAGGGAGACTTGTTTATAGATTGCACAGGCTTTAGTGGGTTGTTGATCGAGAAAACACTCCATACGGGTTATGAGGATTGGAGTCACTGGCTGCCATGCGATTCGGCAGTGGCCATGCAAACGGAATTAACCGAACCGGCTATTCCGTATACACGGTCTGTTGCACATAGGGCTGGGTGGCGCTGGAAAATTCCGCTGCAGCATAGAGTTGGCAACGGCTTGGTCTATAGTCGTCAGCACATGTCTGATGAAAGCGCGCGAGAAAAAATACTGAGTGACGTCAATGGAAAGCCACTTAACGACCCACGAGTAATACGGTTTAGAACGGGCTGTAGACGTAAGAATTGGAATAAAAACTGTATTGCATTGGGCTTGTCCAGTGGTTTTATTGAGCCGTTAGAGTCTACAAGTATTCATTTGTTTATTATGGGCGTGACCCGATTAATGCAAATGTTTCCGTTTGCGGGCGTGCACGATTCGGTTGTGGAAGAGTTTAATACGCAGTCTAGAAAAGAGCTTGAGATGGTTCGAGATTTTATAATTTTACATTATAAGGTTACTAATCGCACCGACAGCTCGTTTTGGTCTTACTGCAAAAATATGGACGTACCCAGTAGCTTAGCTCGGCGTATAGAGGTGTTTCAAGAGGCCGCGCTCGCGTTCCAGCGAGAAGGTGAATTGTTTCGAGTGGATTCTTGGTCGCAAGTGATGTTGGGGCAAGGGATTATGCCGTCACATTATCATCGCATCGCGGATCAAATGAGCGATAAGGAGTTAAAGCGATTCTTAGAGACGATGAAATTCGGCATCGATAATGCTGTGGATAAACTACCGTTGCATCACAACTTTATAGAGCAATATTGCAAAACGAAACCCCATTAA
- the ccoG gene encoding cytochrome c oxidase accessory protein CcoG, with translation MSEQSSSDKDSTIRYRNLYESPGKIYTRKISGFYQSIRRYTGLPLIAAFILIPWLVIDGRPAMHFDLPARQFHIFWLTFWPQDFMLLAWLLIISAFALFTVTVLLGRVYCGFTCPQTVWTLMFISVERFFQGDRNKQMKLAGQAWGFNKVWRVAATHSVWVLIAFITGVTFVGYFVPIRELLLGLFPYADPQTGILTIGAHPVAAFWTLFFAGATYLNAGWMREQVCKYMCPYARFQSVMYDENTLAVQYDLKRGEARGPRKPKDDYKAKGLGDCIDCSWCVQVCPVDIDIRDGLQYECINCGLCVDACNAVMDKMAYPQGLIRFTSTDELASGKTNFFRPRLFGYSFAVLAMISAFVYTVATRTPLSVDVIRDRGVRMYRVSGQDIQNVYTVKINNMDRDAHIYRVSVDGDYPFSVNNFRPIEIEGGEIFTLPLRISVPRKMFDREKAMVVVTVTARDNTALSAVEEASFIGPASRR, from the coding sequence GTGTCTGAGCAGTCTTCTTCCGATAAAGACAGCACCATCCGGTACCGCAATCTCTACGAATCACCGGGTAAAATATACACCCGAAAAATTTCTGGTTTTTACCAATCTATTCGCCGCTATACTGGGCTGCCGTTAATTGCCGCCTTTATTTTAATACCGTGGCTGGTGATAGACGGTCGGCCCGCAATGCATTTCGATTTGCCTGCGCGTCAATTCCATATTTTTTGGCTTACATTCTGGCCGCAAGATTTCATGCTGTTGGCCTGGCTCCTGATTATTTCTGCCTTTGCGCTGTTTACGGTTACCGTATTACTTGGCCGCGTTTATTGCGGTTTTACGTGTCCCCAAACGGTATGGACATTAATGTTCATATCGGTAGAGCGTTTTTTTCAAGGGGACCGCAATAAGCAAATGAAGTTGGCGGGGCAGGCTTGGGGCTTTAATAAAGTGTGGCGTGTTGCCGCCACTCATTCGGTATGGGTGCTAATAGCGTTTATCACTGGCGTAACGTTTGTGGGCTATTTTGTTCCTATTCGAGAGTTGTTGTTGGGGTTGTTCCCCTATGCAGATCCTCAAACGGGTATTTTGACTATTGGAGCGCATCCTGTTGCCGCGTTTTGGACACTGTTTTTCGCAGGAGCCACTTACCTCAACGCCGGCTGGATGCGTGAGCAAGTTTGTAAATATATGTGTCCCTATGCACGTTTTCAGTCGGTTATGTACGATGAAAATACATTGGCGGTGCAATACGATCTGAAACGGGGTGAAGCGCGCGGCCCTCGAAAACCAAAAGACGATTACAAAGCAAAGGGACTGGGTGATTGTATCGATTGCTCATGGTGCGTACAGGTGTGCCCCGTGGATATCGATATTCGCGACGGATTGCAGTACGAGTGTATTAATTGTGGTCTGTGTGTCGATGCGTGTAACGCTGTAATGGATAAAATGGCATACCCTCAAGGTTTAATTCGTTTTACGTCTACAGATGAATTAGCCAGTGGGAAAACGAACTTCTTTCGCCCTCGTCTATTTGGCTATTCGTTTGCCGTATTGGCGATGATATCGGCGTTTGTCTATACCGTCGCGACACGAACGCCGTTGTCTGTCGATGTTATTCGAGACCGTGGTGTGAGAATGTATCGTGTTAGTGGTCAAGATATTCAAAACGTTTATACCGTAAAAATAAACAATATGGATCGTGATGCGCATATCTATCGAGTGTCTGTAGACGGCGATTACCCCTTTTCTGTTAATAATTTCCGGCCTATCGAAATTGAAGGCGGAGAGATTTTTACGTTGCCGTTACGTATTTCTGTGCCTAGAAAGATGTTCGACCGAGAAAAAGCGATGGTTGTTGTGACCGTAACCGCACGTGATAACACCGCGCTTTCTGCTGTAGAAGAAGCCAGTTTTATTGGACCTGCGTCTCGACGCTAA
- a CDS encoding TonB-dependent receptor, which yields MFTKNKLSIAVVGVLAASAVMPALAQNDNIEEVFVTGMRASLEAAMDIKRNAAGVVDAISAEDIGKFPDSNLAESLQRITGVSISRVNGEGAEITVRGFGGEYNMVTLNGRTMPGASVYGGGSGAGGTWGGSTRAFDFSNLASESVSGVEVYKTGKASIATGGIGATVNVKTAKPLDNPGLNASFGAKALSDSTNRTGSDITPELSGVVSWADDTETFGIAVSGSYQERDSGSTGASENAWNIGVWGEDNLYSFTDDAVIVNAPQDGQLYGRPNDIRYVFSDTQRTRTNAHVALQWAPSEAITTSLDYTFAENEILERRGESTSWLANGNSIDRVEFDTGSVVAAPLYIHETAGPRDQGYEQQLRQQVNTLSSVGFNVDWAVSDRLTLNFDLHNSSMESLPNGPGNSGEIAASLGAPVQTSHWLDFSGDMPLYDFEINDGIQGTSTVRDPSSPDFAPTNYQDADGNDIRYPNWVEAWTVDAADPAVQVFTNGETTDTATAVYRGNNNGELDAGDIGSQVVRVFYAAQTTDLTQMKLDGSFEFDNGRFDFGVESRSMEMTQQASDRYMGMGDWGIANVGDVPVELFEEYNLSDFEDYDASASMQRGFKGNAEDIAQSLVDTYGTADNGYVVAYNPNFSQNNVVKEDINAVYVEVALEGSLGDMPTNILAGLRYESTEVTSSTDMLVPTHLRWLDNNDFNTQRQSDATRLDAVESYDNLLPSLDFDIAITDAIKARASFSQTIARTTFSNLSPAASNFASGGGSVYNGAQPTANLGNPGLLPLESNNFDLSAEWYFDDTSYVSAGVFEKRVKNFVGTEQTNRTLSEFGVIQDVTSGPRVQRAAQALQDEGIALDDTSLFVMTAILDNPTAFPNGAADYASAVAEEVAFTYDIDAVTTGADMDPETVWQISSPINNREAKLYGAEFAVQHFFGESGFGVQANYTVVNGDISYDNGAHPSESQFALLGLSDTANIVGMYEKDGLQARIAYNWRDQYLDDASRNSSRNPVYIEAYSQIDLNVSYDVTDELVVFAEGLNITGENSRSHQRNVHMIEELYDLGARYTVGARYSF from the coding sequence ATGTTTACTAAAAATAAATTATCTATCGCAGTAGTTGGCGTATTAGCAGCTTCAGCTGTAATGCCGGCATTGGCTCAAAACGACAACATTGAAGAAGTGTTTGTAACTGGCATGCGTGCCAGCTTAGAAGCAGCAATGGATATTAAACGTAATGCTGCTGGTGTTGTTGACGCAATTAGTGCTGAAGACATTGGTAAATTCCCAGATTCTAACCTTGCTGAATCACTTCAGCGTATCACCGGTGTATCCATCAGCCGTGTTAATGGTGAAGGTGCTGAAATCACCGTTCGAGGCTTCGGTGGCGAATACAACATGGTGACCTTAAATGGTCGTACTATGCCTGGTGCAAGTGTATACGGTGGTGGTAGTGGCGCTGGCGGTACTTGGGGTGGTTCAACTCGTGCGTTTGATTTCTCCAACCTTGCATCTGAAAGTGTTTCTGGTGTAGAAGTATATAAAACCGGTAAAGCTTCAATAGCCACTGGTGGTATTGGTGCCACTGTTAACGTTAAAACCGCTAAACCGTTAGATAACCCAGGCTTAAACGCTTCTTTTGGTGCAAAGGCGCTTAGCGATAGCACTAACCGTACCGGTAGCGACATTACACCAGAATTATCCGGTGTGGTTAGCTGGGCAGATGACACCGAAACTTTCGGTATTGCTGTTTCGGGTAGTTACCAAGAACGTGACTCTGGCTCTACTGGTGCTTCTGAAAATGCTTGGAATATAGGCGTTTGGGGTGAAGATAACTTATATTCCTTTACTGATGATGCGGTTATTGTTAACGCACCTCAAGACGGTCAGCTATACGGTCGTCCAAACGATATCCGTTACGTATTCTCTGATACTCAGCGTACTCGTACCAATGCTCACGTGGCTTTGCAGTGGGCGCCCTCAGAAGCCATTACCACAAGCTTGGATTACACCTTTGCTGAAAATGAAATTCTTGAGCGTCGTGGTGAGTCAACAAGCTGGTTAGCGAACGGTAACTCTATCGATCGCGTTGAATTCGATACCGGTTCTGTTGTTGCGGCACCTTTGTACATTCATGAAACTGCTGGTCCGCGTGACCAAGGTTATGAGCAGCAATTGCGTCAACAGGTCAATACGTTGAGCTCCGTGGGCTTTAATGTTGATTGGGCCGTTTCAGACCGTTTAACGCTGAACTTCGATTTGCATAATTCAAGCATGGAAAGCCTTCCAAATGGCCCCGGCAATAGCGGTGAGATTGCCGCAAGTTTAGGTGCTCCTGTTCAGACCTCTCATTGGCTTGATTTCAGTGGTGATATGCCGCTTTACGACTTTGAGATTAATGACGGTATTCAGGGCACATCTACTGTTCGCGACCCTAGCTCTCCAGACTTCGCCCCAACAAACTATCAAGACGCTGATGGCAATGATATTCGTTACCCTAATTGGGTAGAGGCGTGGACTGTTGATGCAGCTGACCCAGCGGTTCAGGTGTTTACCAATGGTGAAACAACTGATACAGCAACAGCCGTTTACCGTGGTAATAACAACGGTGAGCTAGATGCTGGTGATATCGGTTCACAGGTAGTGCGGGTATTCTATGCCGCTCAAACGACCGATCTCACGCAAATGAAGTTGGATGGTTCATTCGAATTCGATAATGGCCGTTTCGACTTTGGTGTTGAATCTCGTTCTATGGAAATGACTCAGCAAGCATCTGATCGTTACATGGGTATGGGCGATTGGGGTATTGCTAATGTTGGCGACGTTCCTGTTGAACTTTTTGAAGAGTATAACCTTTCAGATTTTGAAGATTACGACGCTTCTGCCTCTATGCAGCGTGGCTTTAAAGGTAATGCAGAAGATATTGCTCAAAGCCTAGTCGATACCTATGGTACGGCTGATAACGGTTATGTGGTTGCTTATAATCCTAATTTCTCACAAAACAACGTAGTGAAAGAAGACATTAATGCCGTTTACGTTGAGGTCGCGTTGGAAGGTTCTTTGGGTGACATGCCTACCAACATTTTGGCCGGTTTGCGTTATGAGTCTACTGAAGTTACGTCGTCTACAGATATGTTGGTACCAACCCATCTAAGGTGGCTGGATAATAATGACTTTAATACTCAGCGTCAAAGTGATGCTACTCGTTTAGATGCAGTTGAAAGCTACGACAATTTATTGCCAAGCTTAGACTTTGATATCGCTATTACGGACGCTATTAAAGCACGTGCTTCTTTTAGCCAGACCATTGCGCGTACTACATTCAGCAACTTATCGCCAGCGGCAAGTAACTTCGCTTCTGGTGGCGGGTCTGTCTACAATGGTGCACAGCCAACGGCTAACTTAGGTAACCCCGGCCTGCTTCCATTAGAGTCAAATAACTTTGACTTGTCTGCAGAATGGTACTTCGATGACACTAGCTATGTTTCTGCGGGTGTTTTCGAGAAGCGAGTGAAAAACTTCGTAGGTACTGAGCAAACTAATAGAACCTTGTCTGAGTTTGGTGTTATCCAAGATGTAACCAGTGGCCCACGTGTTCAGCGTGCAGCGCAAGCGTTACAGGATGAAGGTATTGCTTTAGACGACACTTCATTGTTCGTAATGACGGCAATTTTGGATAACCCAACAGCATTCCCGAATGGTGCTGCTGATTACGCTTCTGCTGTTGCCGAAGAAGTTGCCTTTACTTACGATATTGATGCGGTTACCACTGGCGCCGATATGGACCCAGAAACCGTATGGCAGATTAGTTCGCCAATTAACAACCGAGAAGCGAAATTGTACGGTGCAGAATTTGCCGTTCAGCACTTCTTTGGCGAATCTGGTTTTGGTGTACAGGCTAACTACACGGTCGTAAATGGTGATATATCTTATGATAATGGTGCACACCCAAGCGAAAGCCAGTTTGCGCTGCTTGGTTTGAGTGACACAGCCAACATCGTGGGTATGTACGAAAAAGATGGTCTTCAGGCACGTATCGCTTATAACTGGCGTGATCAGTACCTAGACGATGCTAGCCGTAACAGCTCAAGAAACCCTGTATACATTGAAGCGTATTCACAGATCGACTTGAATGTTAGCTACGATGTTACTGATGAGCTTGTTGTATTTGCTGAAGGCTTGAACATTACGGGTGAAAACTCTCGTAGCCATCAGCGTAACGTTCACATGATCGAAGAGCTTTACGATCTTGGTGCTCGTTATACTGTAGGTGCTCGTTACAGCTTCTAA
- the ccoS gene encoding cbb3-type cytochrome oxidase assembly protein CcoS: protein MQSLLILIPIALVFVVIAIGIFFWAVRSGQYDDLDTEARRILFEEDPAKQAPSAIEENDSVSSKK, encoded by the coding sequence ATGCAAAGCCTTTTAATTTTAATTCCAATTGCCTTGGTATTTGTTGTAATCGCGATAGGTATTTTTTTCTGGGCTGTTCGCTCAGGCCAGTACGACGATTTAGATACAGAGGCAAGACGTATTTTGTTCGAGGAAGATCCAGCCAAGCAGGCACCATCAGCGATTGAAGAAAACGATTCCGTATCGAGCAAAAAATAA
- a CDS encoding sulfite exporter TauE/SafE family protein — MNIDTLLAAFVLGLMGAGHCLGMCGGVVAALSFANKAAASSRRIGIMVAYNVGRILSYGSIGFLLGLVASGASAFTPLPILRMLSGLLLIAMGLYLTHWWKVLTRLEAFGALIWRYISPFAKSLMPVTRIRSALLLGMLWGWLPCGLVYSMLGFAASQGTGVASSMVMIAFGLGTLPAVVAGGVASGAIKRFIAHIWVRNIFGVVFVLYGFFTLLPVVAVLLSALGFDAGSALHDTHHH; from the coding sequence ATGAATATAGACACATTACTAGCCGCTTTCGTATTGGGGCTGATGGGAGCAGGGCATTGCTTAGGAATGTGTGGTGGCGTAGTCGCGGCGCTCTCGTTTGCGAACAAAGCGGCTGCATCTAGCCGAAGAATTGGGATTATGGTGGCCTATAACGTGGGCCGTATCCTGAGTTATGGCAGTATCGGTTTCTTATTGGGATTGGTTGCATCAGGCGCTAGCGCGTTTACACCGTTACCCATTCTCCGAATGTTGTCTGGCTTGTTATTAATTGCAATGGGCTTGTATCTAACCCATTGGTGGAAGGTACTGACTCGCCTTGAAGCTTTTGGCGCGTTGATCTGGCGTTATATTTCGCCTTTCGCAAAAAGTTTGATGCCCGTTACGCGCATACGCTCAGCGTTATTGCTTGGTATGCTGTGGGGGTGGCTACCCTGTGGCTTGGTGTATTCAATGTTAGGCTTCGCGGCCAGTCAAGGTACGGGTGTTGCGTCCTCTATGGTGATGATAGCCTTTGGGTTGGGCACCTTGCCCGCCGTTGTGGCGGGAGGCGTTGCCAGCGGTGCTATTAAGCGTTTCATCGCTCATATTTGGGTGAGAAATATTTTTGGTGTGGTATTTGTTCTGTATGGTTTTTTTACATTGTTACCTGTGGTTGCTGTGCTGTTGAGCGCCCTTGGGTTCGACGCGGGTAGTGCGTTGCACGATACACACCATCACTAG
- a CDS encoding heavy metal translocating P-type ATPase, translating to MTTCFHCGLPVEPADTSVLTASINDKPELFCCQGCLAVAQTIHAGGLDSYYCYRDTLAEKPSSTPQNFAGYDLPEVQKDFVCNDGEHFKIARLSVQGISCAACAWLIEHHLGRNSAVDSVRVNATNRSCLIRWDNSKQTLSVLMDELHAIGYRPQPDKHDTQQLVRKQESQQALMRLGVAGIGMMQVGMVSVALYAGGIQGIAVNWEVFLRWVSLVIATPVVLFSAQPFFASAWRALRARHLTMDVSVSLAIGLAYGASAWATITRSGDVYFDSVSMFTFFLLLGRHLEMRARHSSAFASENLQQLLPLTVTRLELNERCSVPLAALVAGDDVWVDAGEVVPADGVVMSDNARVDESLLTGESLPRKKQKGSHAYAGTLNGEVALRLQVTAVGDGTQLSAIERLVDHASLVKPKQLAFADRVAAWFVGATLILTVIVGAVWWQIEPGKAFWVVLSVLVVTCPCALSLATPAALTAGLNRARKMGVLITGPQAMESLATVDQIVFDKTGTLTEGKVRVIDVVLVEPTSTSGTASIDSNLLDPDRVLAVIAALEEHSRHPIAKAFKRYRDRCTVKQVDVEQGEGIEGVVENHRYRFGRPTYAVDSVLAPEPPSSNGMWQLLTVCLTQRYQPLAWVCLADDIRPSAMESVAGLFRLGRDVALLSGDRAASVTVMGERLGIQTQVAEARPHDKLAWLSTQQAEAQKVLMVGDGINDVPVLSAADVSMAMGSATRLAQSKADSILLNGNLAAIPDVIRLSIRVQRVIRQNLGWALLYNGIALPVAVMGLLPPYLAAIGMSFSSLIVVLNAMRV from the coding sequence ATGACGACCTGCTTTCATTGCGGTCTGCCTGTTGAGCCTGCCGACACCTCTGTTCTCACTGCAAGCATAAACGATAAGCCTGAGCTTTTTTGTTGTCAAGGTTGCTTGGCCGTGGCGCAAACGATTCATGCAGGAGGTCTCGATAGTTATTATTGTTATCGGGATACCCTAGCGGAAAAACCGTCTTCCACACCGCAAAACTTTGCCGGCTACGATTTACCTGAAGTGCAAAAAGATTTCGTTTGCAACGATGGCGAACACTTTAAAATTGCGCGATTAAGTGTACAAGGTATTAGCTGCGCGGCCTGTGCGTGGCTAATCGAACATCATTTGGGGCGCAATTCTGCAGTAGATTCAGTGCGGGTTAATGCGACCAACCGAAGCTGTCTAATACGGTGGGATAATTCTAAACAAACGCTTAGCGTTTTAATGGATGAGCTACACGCTATTGGTTATCGCCCCCAGCCCGATAAACACGATACCCAACAGCTTGTCCGAAAGCAGGAATCTCAACAGGCGTTAATGCGGTTAGGGGTGGCAGGGATTGGCATGATGCAGGTCGGCATGGTTTCCGTTGCACTTTACGCCGGTGGTATTCAAGGGATCGCGGTAAATTGGGAAGTGTTTCTTCGGTGGGTAAGCTTGGTTATTGCAACCCCTGTTGTTCTTTTTTCGGCACAGCCCTTTTTTGCGAGCGCATGGCGAGCACTGCGCGCCCGGCATTTAACGATGGACGTTTCTGTGTCTCTGGCAATAGGGCTGGCCTATGGCGCTAGCGCGTGGGCAACCATTACACGTAGCGGCGATGTATATTTTGATTCAGTGTCTATGTTTACCTTTTTCCTGCTATTGGGCCGACATCTTGAAATGCGCGCGCGTCACAGCAGTGCGTTTGCGAGTGAAAACCTTCAGCAGTTATTACCGTTAACGGTGACACGGCTAGAGTTAAATGAGCGGTGCTCGGTTCCCCTGGCAGCGCTTGTAGCCGGAGACGATGTTTGGGTAGATGCAGGAGAGGTGGTGCCCGCCGACGGCGTAGTGATGTCTGACAACGCAAGAGTGGATGAGTCTTTACTGACGGGGGAATCGCTCCCCCGAAAGAAACAAAAGGGGAGCCATGCTTACGCCGGTACCTTGAATGGTGAGGTCGCACTGAGGTTACAAGTAACGGCCGTGGGCGATGGTACACAGCTCTCGGCGATTGAACGTTTGGTCGACCACGCTAGCCTTGTGAAGCCAAAGCAATTGGCGTTTGCCGATAGGGTAGCGGCTTGGTTTGTGGGGGCTACATTGATTCTGACCGTCATTGTGGGCGCTGTATGGTGGCAAATAGAGCCAGGCAAAGCGTTTTGGGTGGTGTTGTCGGTGTTGGTTGTCACTTGCCCTTGTGCGCTATCGCTGGCAACGCCTGCAGCGCTAACGGCTGGTTTGAATCGCGCACGAAAGATGGGCGTGTTAATTACCGGCCCGCAAGCGATGGAGTCGTTAGCGACTGTCGATCAAATTGTATTTGATAAAACGGGTACGCTCACAGAAGGGAAAGTAAGGGTGATCGATGTAGTGCTTGTAGAACCTACGAGTACATCAGGTACAGCATCCATAGACAGTAACTTACTAGACCCTGATAGGGTTCTAGCGGTTATTGCGGCATTAGAAGAGCATTCTCGCCACCCTATAGCGAAAGCCTTCAAACGCTATAGAGATCGATGCACCGTAAAACAGGTAGATGTCGAACAAGGCGAAGGGATAGAAGGCGTGGTTGAAAACCATCGGTATCGCTTTGGTCGCCCGACTTATGCCGTGGATTCAGTGCTCGCGCCAGAGCCTCCCTCCAGTAACGGAATGTGGCAATTGTTAACGGTGTGCTTAACGCAGCGTTATCAGCCGTTAGCTTGGGTGTGTTTGGCAGATGATATACGGCCCTCTGCAATGGAAAGCGTTGCAGGTTTGTTTAGGCTTGGGCGTGACGTCGCGCTACTTAGTGGCGATAGGGCCGCTTCTGTTACAGTAATGGGTGAGCGGCTGGGTATTCAGACGCAAGTCGCTGAAGCTCGGCCACATGACAAATTAGCATGGCTAAGTACACAGCAAGCGGAAGCGCAAAAAGTGCTCATGGTGGGGGACGGAATAAATGATGTTCCTGTACTCAGTGCGGCTGATGTTTCAATGGCTATGGGGTCGGCTACACGTTTGGCGCAGTCTAAGGCCGATAGTATCTTGCTCAACGGCAACCTAGCCGCAATACCAGACGTTATTCGTCTATCGATACGGGTACAGCGGGTTATTCGTCAAAACCTAGGCTGGGCACTGCTATACAATGGCATTGCTTTGCCGGTGGCGGTGATGGGCTTATTGCCGCCGTATTTGGCCGCTATTGGCATGTCGTTTAGTTCGTTGATTGTTGTGTTGAATGCTATGCGCGTGTAG
- the gloA gene encoding lactoylglutathione lyase — translation MRLLHTMLRVGDLEKSLAFYTDILGMNLLRKNDYPEGKFTLAFVGYGSEEDTAVLELTHNWETQDYTHGNAFGHIAIGVDDVYDACNKIKAAGGKVVREAGPMQHSTTILAFVEDPDGYKIELLMNNRSR, via the coding sequence ATGCGCTTGTTACACACCATGCTTCGCGTTGGCGACCTCGAAAAATCTCTAGCATTTTATACCGATATTTTGGGGATGAACCTCCTGCGTAAAAATGACTACCCCGAAGGGAAGTTCACATTGGCATTTGTAGGCTACGGTAGTGAAGAGGATACCGCTGTTCTTGAGTTAACCCATAATTGGGAAACGCAAGATTACACTCATGGAAATGCTTTTGGGCATATTGCCATTGGGGTTGATGATGTCTATGACGCGTGTAATAAAATAAAAGCCGCAGGTGGAAAAGTTGTGCGTGAAGCGGGGCCAATGCAACACAGCACAACCATACTAGCGTTTGTAGAAGACCCTGACGGGTATAAAATTGAATTGCTAATGAATAATCGCAGTCGTTAG